One segment of Halalkalicoccus tibetensis DNA contains the following:
- a CDS encoding acetate--CoA ligase family protein — MAELTGLFSPGRVAVVGATPREGAVGHAITSNLIEGFSGEVVGVNPNHDEVLGVDCVDSLADAGDPDLAVVVVPPGIAVDAVREAGECGVGDVVVITAGFGETGSEGATRERELREVAEEFDLNLVGPNSLGVMSTPVGMNATFGPDDALEGSLSFMSQSGAFITAVVDWANDQGIGFKDVVSLGNKAVLDEGDFVEAWNDDEETDVIIGYLEGISEGREFIETAREVTRETPVVLVKSGRTDAGAQAASSHTGTIAGSERAYEAGLEQAGVLRAESVQELFDSAQMLANQPLPANESIAVITNAGGPGVMSTDAVGDSRLSMASFSEDTLDSFREALPAEGNVHNPVDIVGDADVERFTGALEAALADPNVGMALVLSAPTAVLDYEELAERTVELREKHDKPVAACFMGGERVAPAAELLREAGIPNYFDPARAVESLDALAEYREIRGREYDDPTEFDVDRERVRELLDRAEQRGDNRIGVEAMEILEAYGIPIPDGEVVSDPAEAERVAGSIDGEAVMKIVSPDIMHKSDIGGVKVGVPESEVYDAYEDLVTRARNYQPDATLLGVQVQEMVDLDSGVETIVGMNRDPQFGPLLLFGLGGIFVETLEDVTLRVAPVSEREADAMIDEIDAAPLLRGARGREPVDEAAITETIGRLSQLVTDFPEIVELDINPLVATPTGTTAIDIALTVEQ, encoded by the coding sequence ATGGCGGAGCTGACGGGCCTGTTCTCGCCCGGCCGGGTCGCGGTCGTCGGCGCGACCCCCCGGGAGGGGGCGGTCGGCCACGCCATCACGTCGAACCTGATCGAGGGCTTTTCCGGCGAGGTCGTCGGCGTCAACCCGAACCACGACGAGGTGCTCGGCGTCGACTGTGTCGATTCCCTCGCCGACGCCGGCGACCCGGACCTCGCGGTCGTGGTCGTCCCGCCGGGGATCGCCGTCGACGCGGTCCGCGAGGCCGGCGAATGCGGGGTGGGGGACGTCGTCGTCATCACCGCCGGCTTCGGCGAGACCGGGAGCGAAGGGGCGACCCGCGAGCGCGAGCTCCGCGAGGTCGCCGAGGAGTTCGACCTGAACCTCGTCGGGCCCAACAGTCTGGGCGTAATGAGCACCCCCGTCGGGATGAACGCCACCTTCGGGCCGGACGACGCCCTCGAGGGGAGCCTCTCGTTCATGAGCCAGTCGGGCGCGTTCATCACCGCGGTCGTCGACTGGGCCAACGACCAGGGGATCGGCTTCAAGGACGTCGTCTCGCTGGGCAACAAGGCGGTGCTCGACGAGGGCGACTTCGTCGAGGCGTGGAACGACGACGAGGAGACGGACGTGATCATCGGCTACCTCGAGGGGATCTCCGAGGGCCGGGAGTTCATCGAGACGGCCCGCGAGGTCACCCGGGAGACGCCGGTCGTGCTCGTCAAATCGGGGCGGACCGACGCGGGCGCGCAGGCGGCCTCCTCGCACACGGGGACGATCGCCGGCTCCGAGCGAGCCTACGAGGCCGGCCTGGAACAGGCTGGGGTCCTCAGGGCGGAATCGGTCCAGGAGCTGTTCGACTCCGCGCAGATGCTCGCGAACCAGCCCCTACCCGCGAACGAGTCGATCGCCGTCATCACCAACGCGGGCGGCCCCGGCGTGATGTCGACCGACGCGGTCGGCGACTCGCGGCTCTCGATGGCCTCCTTCTCGGAGGACACCCTCGATAGCTTCCGCGAGGCGCTGCCCGCGGAGGGCAACGTCCACAATCCCGTCGACATCGTCGGCGACGCCGACGTCGAGCGCTTCACGGGCGCGCTCGAGGCGGCGCTCGCGGACCCGAACGTCGGGATGGCCCTCGTCCTCTCGGCGCCGACCGCTGTGCTCGATTACGAGGAGCTGGCCGAACGGACCGTCGAACTGCGCGAGAAACACGACAAGCCCGTCGCGGCCTGCTTCATGGGCGGCGAGCGGGTCGCACCCGCGGCCGAACTCCTCCGAGAAGCCGGCATCCCCAACTACTTCGACCCCGCCCGCGCGGTCGAGAGCCTCGACGCGCTCGCGGAGTACCGTGAGATCCGGGGGCGAGAGTACGACGACCCGACGGAGTTCGACGTCGACCGCGAGCGCGTTCGGGAGCTGCTCGACCGCGCCGAGCAGCGGGGCGACAACCGGATCGGCGTCGAGGCGATGGAGATATTGGAGGCCTACGGCATCCCGATCCCGGACGGGGAGGTCGTCTCGGACCCCGCCGAGGCAGAACGCGTCGCGGGGTCGATCGACGGCGAGGCCGTGATGAAGATCGTTTCTCCTGATATCATGCACAAGTCGGACATCGGCGGGGTGAAGGTCGGCGTTCCCGAGAGCGAGGTCTACGACGCCTACGAGGACCTCGTGACCCGCGCGCGCAACTACCAGCCCGACGCGACCCTGCTGGGCGTCCAAGTGCAGGAGATGGTCGACCTCGATTCGGGGGTCGAGACCATCGTCGGGATGAACCGCGACCCGCAGTTCGGCCCGCTTCTCCTCTTCGGCCTGGGCGGGATCTTCGTCGAGACCCTCGAGGACGTGACCCTCCGGGTCGCGCCCGTCAGCGAACGCGAGGCGGACGCGATGATCGACGAGATCGACGCCGCGCCCCTGTTGCGGGGCGCCCGCGGGCGCGAGCCCGTCGACGAGGCGGCGATCACCGAGACGATCGGACGCCTCTCGCAGCTCGTGACCGACTTCCCCGAGATCGTGGAACTGGACATCAACCCGCTGGTCGCCACTCCCACTGGAACGACGGCCATCGACATCGCCCTCACCGTAGAGCAATGA
- a CDS encoding ABC transporter ATP-binding protein yields the protein MSADDPLVRVDGLRKYFWEQDSVIDRLMRREPVPVRAVDGISFDVRRGETLGLVGESGCGKSTAGETLLGLQEPTEGRVDFESEDVFGMGSDERDAFRREAQIVFQDPFSSLDPRMTIGESVAQPLAIHDVGSKAERRERVEELLERVGLSADQFDRYPHEFSGGQRQRVGIARALALEPEFVVLDEPTSALDVSVQAQVLNLLDDLQEEFDLTYLLISHDLSVIRHVCDRVAVMYLGELVEIGPVAEIFEEPNHPYTEALLESVPRASTDERHRERETISGDVPSPRDPPSGCRFRTRCPKVIPPEGFDADQGLYRELMTFRQRVEGRDITVEAVGDDDFEVTDEGVPEEDVPAFVESVTDRLFDHELPAPHDAIVEEALAAVAKRDWEAAEARLREEYESVCERENPALTGEPHPAACHLHGPR from the coding sequence ATGAGCGCCGACGACCCGCTGGTCCGCGTCGACGGCCTCCGCAAGTACTTCTGGGAGCAGGACTCGGTCATCGACCGGCTCATGCGCCGCGAGCCGGTCCCGGTCCGCGCGGTCGACGGCATCAGCTTCGACGTCCGGCGCGGCGAGACGCTGGGGCTCGTCGGCGAGTCGGGCTGCGGGAAGTCGACCGCGGGCGAGACCCTGCTCGGCCTCCAGGAGCCGACCGAGGGCCGCGTCGACTTCGAGAGCGAGGACGTCTTCGGGATGGGGAGCGACGAGCGCGACGCCTTCCGCCGGGAGGCCCAGATCGTCTTCCAGGACCCCTTCTCCAGCCTCGACCCACGGATGACGATCGGCGAGAGCGTCGCCCAGCCGCTCGCGATCCACGACGTCGGCTCGAAGGCCGAACGCCGCGAGCGCGTCGAGGAGCTGCTCGAGCGGGTGGGGCTGTCGGCCGACCAGTTCGACCGCTACCCCCACGAGTTCTCGGGCGGCCAGCGCCAGCGCGTCGGCATCGCCCGCGCGCTCGCGCTCGAACCCGAGTTCGTCGTCCTCGACGAGCCCACGAGCGCGCTCGACGTCTCGGTGCAGGCCCAGGTGCTCAACCTGCTCGACGACCTCCAGGAGGAGTTCGACCTGACCTACCTGCTGATCAGCCACGACCTCTCGGTGATCCGCCACGTCTGTGACCGGGTCGCGGTGATGTACCTCGGCGAGCTCGTCGAGATCGGGCCCGTCGCGGAGATCTTCGAGGAGCCCAACCACCCCTACACCGAGGCGCTGCTCGAGAGCGTTCCCCGGGCCTCGACCGACGAGCGCCACCGCGAGCGCGAGACCATCTCCGGGGACGTCCCCTCGCCGCGGGACCCACCCTCGGGCTGTCGGTTCCGCACCCGGTGTCCAAAGGTGATCCCGCCCGAGGGGTTCGACGCCGACCAGGGGCTCTACCGCGAGCTGATGACGTTCCGCCAGCGCGTCGAGGGCCGCGACATCACCGTCGAGGCCGTCGGCGACGACGACTTCGAGGTGACCGACGAGGGCGTCCCCGAGGAGGACGTCCCCGCGTTCGTCGAGAGCGTCACGGACCGGCTCTTCGACCACGAGCTACCCGCGCCCCACGACGCGATCGTCGAGGAGGCGCTCGCCGCGGTCGCAAAGCGGGACTGGGAGGCCGCCGAGGCCCGGCTCCGAGAGGAGTACGAGAGCGTCTGCGAGCGGGAGAACCCCGCGCTCACCGGCGAGCCCCACCCCGCCGCCTGCCACCTCCACGGCCCCCGGTAG
- a CDS encoding ABC transporter ATP-binding protein, with protein MAEDVLRVEGISTRFFTEQGQVNAVEDLDLRIERGEVFGIVGESGSGKSVTARSVMDLIDSPGRITEGAIRYRDADLAAAVREDHPEAVDGEFVDLLSVPEAVRRSLRGSSFSMIFQDPMSSFNPSLTVGEQLAEAAEVQRRASANPRSTRARTTSAEYSLGSYALSTLMPSKRYVSSESRDRAVELLEMVGIPDPAKRAEEYPHEYSGGMLQRAMIAQALAGEPDVLIADEPTTALDVTIQAQILDLLADLQAETDMTILLITHNLGVVARMCDRVGVMYAGEIVERGTLGDVFDDHVHPYTEGLLGSVPDLQGAAGRLEPIPGNVPSLLDHEMGDRCYFADRCPKAMEECLSHPPEYDAEGSGEHQVRCVLAETEYDEARALPDGYFEDGNGSTGAVDSERPEHDAAEEPEPEVEGR; from the coding sequence ATGGCCGAGGACGTCCTCCGCGTCGAGGGGATCTCGACGCGTTTCTTCACCGAGCAGGGCCAGGTCAACGCCGTCGAGGACCTCGACCTGCGAATCGAGCGCGGCGAGGTCTTCGGGATCGTCGGCGAGAGCGGCTCCGGGAAGAGCGTCACCGCCCGCTCGGTGATGGACCTGATCGACTCGCCGGGCCGGATCACCGAGGGCGCGATCCGCTATCGCGACGCCGATCTGGCCGCGGCGGTCCGCGAGGACCACCCCGAGGCCGTCGACGGCGAGTTCGTCGACCTGCTCTCGGTGCCCGAGGCGGTCCGCCGGTCGCTGCGTGGCTCGTCGTTCAGCATGATCTTCCAGGACCCGATGAGCAGCTTCAACCCGAGCCTGACGGTCGGCGAACAGCTCGCGGAGGCCGCGGAGGTCCAGCGCCGCGCCAGCGCGAACCCGCGTTCGACCCGCGCGCGGACGACGTCCGCGGAGTACTCGCTCGGTTCGTACGCGCTCTCGACGCTCATGCCCTCGAAACGCTACGTCTCGAGCGAGAGCCGCGACCGCGCGGTCGAGCTGCTGGAGATGGTCGGCATCCCCGACCCCGCGAAGCGCGCCGAGGAGTACCCCCACGAGTATTCGGGCGGGATGCTCCAGCGCGCGATGATCGCCCAGGCGCTCGCGGGCGAGCCCGACGTGCTGATCGCCGACGAGCCGACGACGGCGCTCGACGTGACGATCCAGGCCCAGATCCTCGACCTGCTCGCCGACCTCCAGGCCGAGACCGACATGACGATCCTGCTGATCACGCACAACCTCGGCGTCGTCGCCCGGATGTGCGACCGCGTCGGCGTGATGTACGCCGGCGAGATCGTCGAGCGGGGCACCCTGGGGGACGTCTTCGACGACCACGTCCACCCCTACACCGAGGGGCTGCTCGGGAGCGTTCCCGACCTCCAAGGAGCGGCCGGCCGCCTCGAACCCATTCCGGGCAACGTCCCGAGCCTGCTCGACCACGAGATGGGCGATCGCTGCTACTTCGCCGATCGCTGCCCGAAGGCGATGGAGGAGTGTCTCTCCCACCCGCCGGAGTACGACGCGGAGGGCTCGGGCGAACACCAGGTACGCTGCGTGCTCGCCGAGACGGAGTACGACGAGGCGCGGGCGCTGCCCGATGGCTACTTCGAGGACGGAAACGGATCGACCGGGGCCGTCGATTCCGAACGGCCGGAGCACGACGCGGCCGAGGAGCCCGAACCGGAGGTGGAGGGCCGATGA
- a CDS encoding ABC transporter permease, giving the protein MISDRLKSNLKREFGRSLLAKLGLAIAVVIVFMALFAPVLATHHPGTTGQFDEHGNSYPPWGVSHDTHTWEEGETGQERVSYTVEPSSEHYLGTNNIGQDVYSRVLFGARTSLLVGVIGTGLATLFGVPYGLISGYYSGRVDDAMMRAADVMLAFPSLVLAIALIGVFGAGTQLIPDPIVRAGFAEGMPENAILPGTVTLVVALVNWVWFARVARGEALSIRGEEYVKAARSLGASNWTILFKHVLPNSLTPIIVLATIQVAAIILLESSLSYLGFSGTTLSWGYEIQQGQDYLATAWWIATIPGIAILLAVVSINLLGDWLRDSLDPNIGGEGGV; this is encoded by the coding sequence GTGATCTCCGATCGGCTGAAGTCCAACCTGAAACGCGAGTTCGGCCGGAGCCTGCTCGCGAAGCTCGGGCTCGCGATCGCGGTCGTCATCGTCTTCATGGCACTGTTCGCGCCGGTGCTCGCGACCCACCACCCCGGAACGACCGGGCAGTTCGACGAGCACGGCAACTCCTACCCGCCGTGGGGGGTCAGCCACGACACCCACACCTGGGAGGAGGGCGAGACCGGCCAGGAGCGGGTCTCCTACACGGTCGAGCCGAGCTCCGAGCACTACCTCGGGACGAACAACATCGGCCAGGACGTCTACTCGCGGGTGCTGTTCGGCGCGCGCACCTCGCTGCTCGTCGGGGTGATCGGGACCGGGCTGGCGACGCTGTTCGGCGTCCCCTACGGGCTGATATCGGGCTACTACAGCGGCCGGGTCGACGACGCCATGATGCGGGCCGCCGACGTCATGCTCGCCTTCCCGTCGCTGGTGCTCGCGATCGCGCTGATCGGCGTCTTCGGCGCGGGCACGCAGCTCATCCCCGACCCGATCGTCAGGGCGGGCTTCGCCGAGGGGATGCCCGAGAACGCGATCCTCCCGGGGACGGTGACGCTGGTCGTCGCGCTGGTCAACTGGGTCTGGTTCGCCCGGGTTGCCCGCGGCGAGGCGCTCTCGATCCGCGGCGAGGAGTACGTCAAGGCCGCGAGAAGTCTCGGAGCCAGCAACTGGACGATCCTGTTCAAGCACGTTCTGCCCAACAGCCTCACGCCGATCATCGTGCTGGCGACGATCCAGGTCGCCGCGATCATCCTGCTCGAGAGCTCGCTGTCGTATCTGGGCTTCTCGGGGACGACCCTCTCGTGGGGCTACGAGATCCAGCAGGGCCAGGACTACCTCGCGACCGCCTGGTGGATCGCCACCATCCCCGGGATCGCGATCCTGCTGGCGGTGGTCAGCATCAACCTGCTGGGCGACTGGCTTCGCGACTCGCTGGACCCGAACATCGGCGGGGAGGGGGGTGTCTGA
- a CDS encoding ABC transporter permease encodes MSFGKFLSKRILQGVIVVWGVITGTFALRAASPGDPVNLIVDPAASPELRERIREELGLNEPLYVQYADYLGGILTGDFGYSYQSGQDVLPLVVQRLPATLELAVAATVVAIVIAIPLGVVSATRRNQPADYGATLFSLVGISTPNFWLGIMLILVLAVQFGIFPTGQRPVGFAEAMGTFVTTLHADELLTWVRHITLPAIALGTYFTALITRLTRSGMVDELGKPYVTATEAKGLPAVLIRYKHVLRNTMIPIITVLGLQLGTLIGGAVITETVFAWPGLGLRLINAIYTLDWPLIQGIIIVIGVGFVLINIVVDSLYAYLNPRVIDE; translated from the coding sequence ATGTCATTCGGGAAGTTTCTGAGCAAACGGATACTACAGGGGGTGATCGTCGTCTGGGGGGTCATCACGGGGACGTTCGCCCTTCGGGCGGCCTCGCCGGGCGATCCGGTCAACCTGATCGTCGACCCGGCGGCCAGCCCCGAGCTCCGCGAGCGGATCCGCGAGGAACTCGGGCTCAACGAGCCGCTGTACGTACAGTACGCAGACTATCTCGGGGGGATCCTCACCGGCGACTTCGGCTACTCCTATCAGTCGGGCCAGGACGTCCTCCCGTTGGTCGTCCAGCGCCTCCCGGCGACCCTCGAGCTGGCGGTCGCGGCGACGGTCGTCGCGATCGTCATCGCGATCCCGCTGGGCGTGGTCAGCGCGACCCGGCGCAACCAGCCCGCCGACTACGGCGCGACGCTGTTCTCGCTGGTGGGCATCAGCACGCCGAACTTCTGGCTGGGGATCATGCTGATCCTCGTGCTCGCGGTGCAGTTCGGGATCTTCCCGACGGGCCAGCGCCCCGTCGGCTTCGCCGAGGCGATGGGGACGTTCGTGACGACGCTGCACGCCGACGAGCTGCTCACCTGGGTCCGGCATATCACGCTGCCGGCGATCGCGCTGGGGACCTACTTCACGGCGCTGATCACCCGTCTGACCCGCAGTGGGATGGTCGACGAGCTCGGGAAGCCCTACGTCACCGCGACGGAGGCCAAGGGGCTGCCGGCGGTGCTCATCAGGTACAAACACGTGTTGCGAAACACCATGATCCCGATCATCACCGTTCTGGGCCTCCAGCTGGGAACGCTGATCGGCGGGGCGGTGATCACCGAGACCGTCTTCGCCTGGCCCGGCCTCGGGCTGCGCCTGATCAACGCGATCTACACGCTCGACTGGCCGCTCATCCAGGGGATCATCATCGTCATCGGCGTCGGCTTCGTACTGATCAACATCGTCGTCGACTCGCTGTACGCCTATCTCAACCCGCGGGTGATCGACGAGTGA
- a CDS encoding ABC transporter substrate-binding protein: MLQLLGTGVASAGITATAGCLGGDGDDEDEVEEFVVTQGEFIENTDPNDHNATPYYNVLDQVYEPLFNVTDDGEIEERVVTDWEHPEDGVVELTIRDDVVFHEGEELVASDVAYTINRQIDEDVGIVSDQVAGMTAIEGAEADGDTTVLVEHSAAESLAEFQLANFARAVNEEWMEGQDQPVDGEMNGTGPYQLEEYESGVQAVYTRFDDYWGDEPAFETVRFNAAAESSSRVGGLQADESDLVVNVPPTDVETVDTEDGIEVRNVTSFRNIFLVMKNEVEPFDSQEFRQALNYAVDNEGIIDSVLGGFGAPMTQPIPEGLFGYNPELDPYEQDQELAEELIEESGYAGEEITLQSMEGRYLNDAEVAQTAADQIDQLGNVSCDFETVPFDQISDAAGEGPDFEEIPFFLIGWGNPTGDSDYGLSPWFTSGGGQFNFRDEELEERLIESQQEDDEDEREALLQGINADLREEAPWVFLHLEESIYGVRDDLEWEPRQDESIYIDEMGL; this comes from the coding sequence ATGCTGCAGCTGCTCGGGACGGGCGTCGCATCCGCGGGGATCACGGCGACCGCCGGCTGTCTGGGCGGGGACGGCGACGACGAGGACGAGGTCGAGGAGTTCGTCGTCACCCAGGGGGAGTTCATCGAGAACACCGACCCGAACGACCACAATGCGACGCCGTACTACAACGTCCTGGATCAGGTCTACGAGCCGCTCTTCAACGTGACCGACGACGGCGAGATCGAGGAGCGGGTCGTCACCGACTGGGAGCACCCCGAGGACGGGGTCGTCGAGCTGACGATCCGCGACGACGTCGTCTTCCACGAGGGCGAGGAGCTGGTCGCGAGCGACGTCGCCTACACGATCAACCGCCAGATCGACGAGGACGTCGGCATCGTCAGCGACCAGGTCGCCGGCATGACCGCCATCGAGGGCGCCGAGGCCGACGGCGACACCACGGTGCTCGTCGAGCATAGCGCCGCCGAGTCGCTCGCGGAGTTCCAGCTCGCGAACTTCGCGCGGGCGGTCAACGAGGAGTGGATGGAGGGCCAGGACCAGCCGGTCGATGGCGAGATGAACGGCACCGGCCCCTACCAGCTCGAGGAGTACGAGTCGGGCGTCCAGGCGGTCTACACCCGCTTCGACGACTACTGGGGCGACGAACCCGCCTTCGAGACGGTCCGGTTCAACGCCGCGGCCGAGTCGAGCTCGCGGGTCGGCGGGCTCCAGGCCGACGAGAGCGACCTCGTGGTCAACGTCCCGCCGACGGACGTCGAGACCGTCGACACCGAGGACGGGATCGAGGTCCGCAACGTCACCAGCTTCCGGAACATCTTCCTCGTGATGAAGAACGAGGTCGAGCCGTTCGACAGCCAGGAGTTCCGCCAGGCGCTGAACTACGCCGTCGACAACGAGGGGATCATCGACAGCGTGCTCGGCGGGTTCGGCGCGCCGATGACCCAGCCCATCCCGGAGGGGCTGTTCGGCTACAACCCCGAGCTCGACCCCTACGAGCAGGACCAGGAGCTCGCCGAGGAGCTGATCGAGGAGAGCGGCTACGCCGGCGAGGAGATCACCCTCCAGTCGATGGAGGGCCGGTACCTGAACGACGCCGAGGTCGCCCAGACCGCCGCCGACCAGATCGACCAGCTCGGGAACGTCTCCTGTGACTTCGAGACGGTCCCGTTCGACCAGATCTCCGACGCCGCGGGCGAGGGGCCCGACTTCGAGGAGATCCCCTTCTTCCTGATCGGGTGGGGCAACCCGACGGGCGACTCGGACTACGGGCTCTCGCCGTGGTTCACCAGCGGCGGCGGGCAGTTCAACTTCCGCGACGAGGAGCTCGAGGAGCGCCTGATCGAGAGCCAGCAGGAGGACGACGAGGACGAGCGCGAGGCGCTGCTCCAGGGGATCAACGCCGACCTCCGCGAGGAGGCCCCGTGGGTGTTCCTCCATCTCGAGGAGAGCATCTACGGCGTCCGCGACGACCTCGAATGGGAGCCCCGTCAGGACGAAAGCATCTACATCGACGAGATGGGGCTGTAG
- a CDS encoding SDR family NAD(P)-dependent oxidoreductase — translation MIEPDLEGRTVLVTGSAIGLGRALTLACAERGADVAVHYNTSEGAAREVREHAREAGAEATTVRADVTDPGAVDRLFGTVEDALGPVDVLVNNVGAFAPQHWEEMEFGTWQRVMETNVNATYLCSKRALPGMRERGWGRIVNVGYASAEKGLTNPKNAPYFMAKTSVLQFTRMLAADTESDGITVNAVSPYVIENSDEFPDELPRDRPASFEDVVQAVFTFLEEGSDYISGANLEVSGGWLPEDV, via the coding sequence ATGATCGAGCCCGACCTGGAGGGGCGGACCGTTCTCGTGACCGGCAGCGCGATCGGCCTCGGGCGCGCGTTGACCCTCGCCTGCGCCGAGCGGGGAGCGGACGTCGCCGTCCACTACAACACCAGCGAGGGCGCCGCCCGAGAGGTCCGCGAACACGCCCGCGAGGCGGGCGCGGAGGCGACGACGGTCCGGGCCGACGTCACCGACCCCGGGGCCGTCGACCGGCTCTTCGGGACCGTCGAGGACGCGCTCGGCCCGGTCGACGTGCTCGTGAACAACGTCGGCGCGTTCGCCCCCCAGCACTGGGAGGAGATGGAGTTCGGGACCTGGCAGCGAGTCATGGAGACCAACGTCAACGCCACCTACCTCTGCTCGAAGCGCGCGCTGCCGGGGATGCGCGAGCGGGGCTGGGGCCGGATCGTCAACGTCGGCTACGCCTCCGCCGAGAAGGGACTGACCAACCCCAAGAACGCCCCCTACTTCATGGCGAAGACGAGCGTGCTGCAGTTCACCCGGATGCTCGCCGCCGACACCGAGTCCGATGGAATCACCGTCAACGCCGTCTCCCCCTACGTGATCGAGAACTCCGACGAGTTCCCCGACGAACTCCCTCGCGACCGTCCGGCGAGCTTCGAGGACGTCGTCCAGGCGGTCTTCACCTTCCTCGAGGAGGGAAGCGACTACATCAGTGGCGCGAACCTCGAGGTCTCGGGCGGCTGGCTGCCGGAGGACGTCTGA
- a CDS encoding universal stress protein has product MAIETILLAIGQEDEDRAKRLAETVIDVAEPTGATVILSHVFTDREFDQVVDRLDFDASDSPDPSDVASRHVTTRTIAQSLDAADVDYEISGSIGDRGETIVELAKEVDADRVIVGGRRRSPTGKAVFGSTAQEVMLSSPCPVTFVRD; this is encoded by the coding sequence ATGGCGATCGAAACCATCCTACTGGCGATCGGACAGGAGGACGAAGACCGGGCCAAGCGCCTGGCCGAGACCGTGATCGACGTCGCGGAGCCGACGGGCGCGACCGTGATCCTCTCGCACGTCTTCACCGACCGGGAGTTCGACCAGGTGGTCGACCGGCTCGACTTCGACGCGAGCGACAGCCCCGACCCGAGCGACGTCGCCTCGCGACACGTGACGACTCGAACCATCGCCCAGTCGCTCGACGCCGCGGACGTCGACTACGAGATCAGCGGCTCGATCGGCGATCGTGGCGAGACGATCGTCGAGCTCGCAAAGGAGGTCGACGCCGACCGCGTGATCGTCGGCGGCCGGCGGCGCAGCCCGACCGGCAAGGCCGTCTTCGGCAGCACCGCACAGGAAGTGATGCTCTCCTCGCCCTGTCCCGTCACGTTCGTCCGGGACTGA
- a CDS encoding DUF2171 domain-containing protein, whose product MATDDRTRPTEDDEGKNVVDSTGERIGIVSAVEGGTIHVESDPGLTDSLKATLGWGDTEDTQTIEGSHVAEITDDTIHLAADDPAATAVDTEDVSEGDAAAGSTIAGDTGTGTGHEENATTDRDDLPPEERDDDPVDGDISGDETAAEMDDAGDVTDERTIDEGGAGAMGDEGVSERSEDDAADEMGVPAGDDPDPDDVGGMEGRDANERPPATEDTPGRGDVQDAQTDAPRGEEDVQDPVPEEPRDAEDVRETAGELDPESEADPEDQPSTGEAATRGAEEDADLGRDDEDEDDLL is encoded by the coding sequence ATGGCAACCGACGACCGGACCCGACCGACCGAGGACGACGAGGGGAAGAACGTGGTCGACTCGACCGGCGAGCGGATCGGCATCGTCAGCGCCGTCGAGGGGGGGACGATCCACGTCGAGAGCGACCCCGGGCTCACCGACAGCCTCAAGGCGACGCTGGGCTGGGGGGACACCGAGGACACCCAGACCATCGAGGGCTCGCACGTCGCGGAGATCACCGACGACACGATCCATCTGGCGGCCGACGACCCCGCCGCGACCGCCGTCGACACCGAGGACGTCTCGGAGGGCGACGCCGCCGCGGGCTCGACGATCGCGGGCGATACGGGCACCGGGACGGGCCACGAGGAGAACGCCACGACCGACCGCGACGACCTCCCGCCGGAGGAGCGAGACGACGACCCCGTCGACGGCGACATCTCGGGCGACGAGACCGCCGCCGAGATGGACGACGCGGGCGACGTCACCGACGAGCGGACGATCGACGAGGGCGGCGCGGGCGCCATGGGCGACGAAGGGGTCTCCGAGCGAAGCGAGGACGACGCCGCCGATGAGATGGGCGTCCCCGCCGGCGACGACCCCGACCCCGACGACGTCGGCGGGATGGAGGGTCGCGACGCCAACGAGCGCCCGCCGGCTACCGAGGACACCCCCGGACGTGGCGACGTCCAGGACGCCCAGACCGACGCCCCTCGCGGCGAGGAGGACGTCCAGGACCCGGTCCCCGAGGAGCCACGCGATGCGGAGGACGTCCGGGAGACGGCCGGGGAGCTGGACCCCGAGTCGGAGGCCGACCCCGAGGACCAGCCCTCGACGGGCGAGGCCGCGACCCGCGGGGCCGAGGAGGACGCCGACCTCGGGCGTGACGACGAGGACGAGGACGACCTGCTCTGA